In Desulfovibrio porci, one DNA window encodes the following:
- a CDS encoding C-GCAxxG-C-C family protein gives MDAQREIAELVHSCYWDRDINCARTTLYCMSRLFNQPLDPQLDHAAIGLNGAGRMGCQCGLLEGGLLFLGIRAASLGRTDKEICSLCGRYAAAFRQRFGGVDCQTLRPGGFQKSDPPHLCENLTVEAVRLLHAFVTDLR, from the coding sequence ATGGACGCACAGCGGGAAATCGCCGAACTGGTGCATAGCTGTTACTGGGACAGGGACATCAACTGCGCGCGCACCACGCTGTACTGCATGAGCAGGCTGTTCAACCAGCCGCTGGACCCGCAACTGGACCACGCGGCTATCGGCCTGAACGGAGCCGGGCGCATGGGCTGCCAGTGCGGTCTGCTGGAAGGCGGGCTGCTCTTTCTCGGGATTCGCGCCGCGTCCCTCGGCAGGACGGACAAGGAAATCTGCTCCCTCTGCGGCCGCTATGCCGCCGCCTTCCGGCAGCGTTTCGGCGGCGTGGACTGCCAGACGCTGCGTCCCGGCGGTTTTCAGAAAAGCGATCCCCCGCACCTCTGCGAAAACCTGACCGTGGAGGCAGTGCGCTTGTTACACGCCTTTGTGACTGATTTGCGCTGA
- the mtnA gene encoding S-methyl-5-thioribose-1-phosphate isomerase — protein sequence MNEHIRFDRDALELHLLDQRLLPEEEADFACRTPGEVITALQTMVVRGAPAIGVTAAWGCALAAAAGDESEGWQERLTAALEDIARARPTAVNLRWAVDRLRARWRAAGELSRPALLELFLREAQAMQDEDVAACKTLGRFGADCLEDGDTVLTHCNAGALATAGYGTALGVIRAAVEQGKRIQVIADETRPFLQGARLTAWELQRDGIPVSVACDNACALLMQKGLVQRVVVGADRIAANGDAANKIGTFGVALLARHFGIPFYVAAPLSTIDPQTADGAAIPIEERPAGEVTHISGRRVTPVDVPVYNFAFDVTPAALISGIVTEAGVLRPSYGPAIKAALAEVL from the coding sequence ATGAACGAGCACATCCGTTTTGACCGCGACGCTCTGGAGCTGCATCTGCTGGATCAGCGCCTGCTGCCCGAAGAAGAGGCGGATTTTGCCTGCCGCACGCCCGGAGAGGTGATTACGGCCCTGCAAACCATGGTGGTGCGCGGCGCGCCCGCCATCGGCGTCACCGCGGCCTGGGGCTGCGCCCTGGCCGCCGCCGCGGGCGATGAAAGCGAGGGCTGGCAAGAGCGCCTGACCGCCGCGCTGGAGGACATTGCGCGGGCCAGGCCCACGGCCGTCAATCTGCGCTGGGCCGTGGATCGTCTGCGCGCCCGCTGGCGCGCCGCCGGGGAGCTGAGCCGTCCCGCCCTGTTGGAGCTTTTTCTGCGCGAGGCCCAGGCCATGCAGGACGAGGATGTGGCCGCCTGCAAGACTCTGGGACGTTTCGGCGCGGACTGCCTGGAGGACGGAGACACGGTGCTCACCCACTGCAATGCCGGGGCTCTGGCCACGGCGGGCTACGGCACGGCCCTGGGGGTGATCCGCGCGGCGGTGGAGCAGGGCAAGCGCATCCAGGTCATTGCCGATGAAACGCGGCCCTTTTTGCAGGGCGCGCGCCTCACGGCCTGGGAACTGCAACGGGACGGCATTCCGGTCAGCGTGGCCTGCGACAACGCCTGCGCCCTGCTGATGCAGAAAGGCCTTGTCCAGCGCGTGGTGGTGGGCGCGGACCGCATCGCGGCCAACGGCGACGCGGCCAACAAAATAGGCACCTTCGGCGTGGCCCTGCTGGCGCGGCATTTCGGCATTCCCTTCTATGTGGCCGCGCCGCTTTCGACCATCGACCCGCAAACCGCCGACGGAGCGGCCATTCCCATTGAGGAGCGCCCCGCCGGGGAGGTGACCCATATCAGCGGGCGGCGCGTGACGCCCGTGGACGTGCCGGTGTACAATTTTGCTTTTGACGTGACCCCGGCGGCATTGATCAGCGGCATCGTCACCGAGGCGGGCGTGCTGCGGCCGTCCTATGGCCCGGCCATCAAGGCCGCTCTGGCGGAGGTCCTCTGA
- a CDS encoding flagellar biosynthesis protein FlhF, with protein sequence MQVKTFTGATSQEVLARVKAEMGPDAVILGNRTYRKNGVVQHEITAGLERQSPGEAASGAPSGWGEWHKEWMQIKDQLFALMKPAIQLERLTPRQRVALEYLQREGVSDAVAVDLYKRLLAEPGASVLECLCGMVPVKAWGPAQWVQRVHLLVGPFGFGKTTTALRFALYLRKSEPEARIAFINADCLRGNGRLTLRHWAELSNFTYLEAPDKAGMEHALAAVKDARAVFVDVPGLARGQNLAQWRTEMGLDQPDMEEAATHLVLSPFCNALQTQEFLQRYQSEGPGSLVWTKLDEAVSFGSIVNVACAAGLPVSALSFGAELKESLAPATEPLIWRLIFKRQIPGQAA encoded by the coding sequence ATGCAGGTAAAGACATTCACCGGCGCCACATCGCAAGAGGTTCTTGCCCGGGTCAAGGCTGAAATGGGGCCTGATGCCGTCATTCTGGGCAACCGCACCTACCGCAAAAACGGCGTGGTCCAGCATGAAATCACCGCCGGACTCGAGCGGCAGAGCCCCGGTGAGGCGGCCTCGGGCGCGCCCAGCGGCTGGGGCGAATGGCACAAGGAGTGGATGCAGATCAAGGATCAGCTTTTCGCTCTGATGAAGCCCGCCATCCAGCTGGAACGCCTCACCCCCCGGCAGCGCGTGGCTCTGGAATATTTGCAGCGTGAGGGCGTTTCCGACGCCGTGGCTGTGGATCTGTACAAGCGTCTGTTGGCCGAGCCCGGCGCGTCGGTGCTGGAATGCCTTTGCGGCATGGTGCCGGTCAAGGCCTGGGGCCCGGCGCAATGGGTCCAGCGCGTGCACCTGCTGGTGGGGCCCTTCGGCTTCGGCAAAACCACCACGGCGTTGCGCTTCGCCCTGTATCTGCGCAAAAGCGAGCCGGAGGCACGCATCGCCTTCATCAACGCCGATTGTCTGCGCGGCAACGGCCGCCTGACCCTGCGTCACTGGGCCGAGCTTTCCAATTTCACCTACCTGGAAGCGCCCGACAAGGCCGGTATGGAACATGCTCTGGCAGCCGTCAAAGACGCGCGCGCCGTGTTCGTGGACGTGCCGGGCCTGGCGCGCGGGCAGAATCTCGCCCAATGGCGGACGGAGATGGGGCTGGACCAGCCGGACATGGAAGAGGCCGCCACCCATCTGGTGCTTTCGCCCTTCTGCAATGCCCTCCAGACGCAGGAATTTTTACAGCGCTATCAGAGTGAAGGGCCGGGCAGTCTGGTCTGGACCAAACTGGACGAGGCCGTGAGTTTCGGCAGCATCGTCAACGTGGCCTGCGCGGCCGGGCTGCCGGTTTCGGCGCTGTCTTTCGGCGCAGAACTCAAGGAAAGCCTCGCCCCGGCCACGGAACCACTGATCTGGCGGCTGATCTTCAAACGTCAAATTCCCGGCCAGGCGGCCTGA
- a CDS encoding flagellar motor protein MotB, which produces MRFHHAVGTNNIRAARSVTANVFQIRCTAGEIVLCCGLSLPENLNRRDAAGGADEQLLAVGLDRRIVMNPVSVRRLLLALDRVLKEQAARFGNQG; this is translated from the coding sequence GTGCGCTTCCATCATGCGGTCGGAACAAACAATATACGGGCGGCACGATCCGTAACCGCCAATGTCTTCCAGATCCGCTGCACGGCCGGGGAAATCGTGCTCTGCTGCGGCCTGAGCCTGCCCGAAAACCTGAACAGGCGCGACGCGGCGGGCGGTGCGGACGAACAGCTTCTGGCCGTGGGCCTGGACCGGCGCATTGTGATGAACCCGGTTTCGGTCCGGCGTCTGCTTCTGGCTCTGGACCGGGTACTCAAGGAGCAGGCGGCGCGTTTCGGGAACCAGGGTTAA
- a CDS encoding FliA/WhiG family RNA polymerase sigma factor — protein sequence MKTGTAQAQQASPWEALETGATAWENFSSAEQEDVVRHYAPKIRFLALRLKAKLPRSVELSEMISSGTLGLMEALGKFRPQLGIRFETYAENRIRGAMLDELRRLDWFPRSLRQRVRVLDEALRKVEHEQGRQATEEELQDITGLDLRDVRQGLEALQNQLWLSLDAIQDTLAGEGPESGGEPYSNTALRELVERVAPLIERLTPREKLVLSLYYTDELNMRETAEIMGITEGRVSQLHSQALGRLRKEFVSLYGDSAEM from the coding sequence ATGAAAACCGGCACAGCGCAGGCACAACAGGCAAGTCCCTGGGAAGCGCTTGAAACCGGCGCCACAGCCTGGGAGAATTTCTCCTCGGCTGAACAGGAAGATGTGGTCCGGCATTACGCGCCCAAGATCCGTTTTCTGGCATTGCGGCTCAAAGCCAAGCTGCCCCGCAGTGTGGAGCTGAGCGAAATGATCAGCTCCGGCACTCTCGGGCTTATGGAAGCTCTGGGCAAATTCCGGCCGCAGCTGGGCATCCGCTTTGAAACCTACGCCGAAAACCGCATCCGGGGAGCCATGCTGGACGAACTGCGTCGGCTGGACTGGTTCCCCCGCTCCCTGCGCCAGCGCGTGCGTGTGCTGGACGAGGCTCTGCGCAAGGTCGAACACGAACAGGGCCGCCAGGCCACCGAAGAAGAACTGCAAGACATCACCGGCCTGGATCTGCGCGACGTGCGCCAGGGCCTGGAAGCCCTGCAGAATCAGCTCTGGCTTTCCCTGGACGCCATTCAGGACACCCTGGCCGGCGAGGGACCGGAAAGCGGCGGCGAGCCATACAGCAACACGGCCCTGCGTGAACTCGTGGAACGAGTCGCGCCGCTGATCGAGCGCTTGACGCCCAGAGAAAAGTTGGTACTGTCATTATACTATACAGACGAATTAAATATGCGTGAAACGGCTGAAATCATGGGGATTACCGAAGGCCGCGTCTCGCAGTTGCATTCGCAGGCCCTGGGCCGTCTGCGCAAAGAGTTTGTCAGCCTGTACGGCGACTCCGCGGAAATGTAA
- a CDS encoding MinD/ParA family protein — protein MSGTFPLVFSVTSGKGGVGKTNLSVNLALCLAQLNKRVALIDADLGLANVDVLLGLTPQKNLFHLFHEGATLREILFPTPYGFDILPASSGMSEMLTLSTGQKLELLEAVGELEDELDYLIVDTGAGISDNVLYFNMAVQERLVVLTPEPTSLTDAYALIKVLKLTHGVEHFKVCVNMAPDLKTAKDIFIRLHQACDHFLSGVSLDLVGVIPRDTGVRKAVVQQLPFCVSDPQSPAAKATLQLAKTIAAWEAPENLDGNIKFFWKKLLFR, from the coding sequence ATGAGCGGCACATTCCCTCTGGTATTTTCCGTCACTTCCGGCAAGGGCGGCGTCGGCAAGACCAATCTTTCGGTCAACCTGGCGCTCTGCCTGGCCCAGCTCAACAAGCGGGTGGCCCTGATCGACGCCGATCTGGGCCTTGCCAATGTGGACGTGCTGCTGGGCCTGACCCCGCAGAAAAACCTGTTCCACCTTTTCCACGAGGGCGCGACCCTGCGGGAAATCCTCTTCCCCACGCCGTACGGCTTTGACATTCTTCCAGCCTCCTCCGGCATGAGCGAAATGCTCACCCTCTCCACCGGCCAGAAGCTGGAGCTGCTGGAAGCCGTGGGCGAACTGGAGGACGAGCTGGATTATCTCATTGTGGATACCGGCGCGGGCATCAGCGACAATGTGCTCTATTTCAACATGGCCGTTCAGGAACGCCTGGTGGTGCTCACCCCCGAGCCCACCTCGCTGACCGACGCCTATGCCCTGATCAAGGTGCTCAAGCTCACCCACGGGGTGGAACATTTCAAGGTCTGCGTGAATATGGCGCCGGACCTCAAGACCGCCAAGGATATATTCATCCGCCTGCACCAGGCCTGCGACCACTTCCTCAGCGGCGTGTCCCTGGATCTGGTGGGCGTGATTCCGCGCGACACGGGCGTGCGCAAGGCGGTGGTGCAGCAGCTGCCCTTCTGCGTCAGCGATCCCCAAAGCCCGGCCGCCAAGGCCACGCTGCAACTGGCCAAGACCATCGCCGCCTGGGAAGCTCCGGAAAATCTGGACGGCAATATCAAATTTTTCTGGAAAAAACTGCTGTTCCGTTGA
- a CDS encoding flagellar basal body-associated FliL family protein, which translates to MADETDLKAPPKDEVQVRLGPDPGQTKVELDLDDAPFLQVPEDDLPTEQEDNAPAPPEEDESAARNRKKKKKLLIMAGAGAALLLVLGAAGWWFFLRTPPPAPDIPAPEVIVVPSKPAVQVQPDYIKEFAPFLVPGVDAKGETRFLICKFSALSKNPGLGKEMDHKMISLRDAMYYYLRSKSSDYLTDSRNRPAIKQDLTAVLNDCLTQGKIEDILFESYLNE; encoded by the coding sequence GTGGCAGACGAAACCGATCTCAAAGCTCCCCCCAAGGATGAAGTGCAGGTCCGCCTGGGGCCGGACCCCGGCCAGACCAAGGTGGAGCTGGACCTGGACGACGCGCCCTTTCTCCAGGTGCCGGAAGACGACCTGCCCACCGAGCAGGAGGACAACGCCCCCGCTCCCCCTGAAGAAGACGAAAGCGCTGCCCGGAACAGGAAAAAGAAAAAAAAGCTGCTTATCATGGCCGGAGCGGGCGCGGCCCTGCTGCTGGTTCTGGGCGCGGCCGGCTGGTGGTTTTTTCTGCGCACGCCGCCGCCCGCACCCGATATCCCCGCGCCCGAGGTCATCGTGGTGCCCTCCAAGCCGGCCGTGCAGGTCCAGCCCGATTACATCAAGGAATTTGCGCCGTTTTTGGTGCCGGGCGTCGACGCCAAGGGTGAAACCCGCTTTCTGATCTGCAAATTTTCCGCGTTGAGCAAGAATCCCGGCCTGGGCAAGGAAATGGACCACAAGATGATTTCCCTGCGCGACGCCATGTATTACTATCTGCGCAGCAAAAGCAGCGACTATCTGACGGACTCCCGGAACAGACCGGCCATCAAGCAGGATCTGACCGCCGTGCTCAATGATTGTCTGACCCAGGGCAAGATTGAAGACATCCTGTTTGAAAGCTATCTGAATGAATAA
- a CDS encoding chemotaxis response regulator CheY — protein MPYNPNMRVLIVDDFSTMRRIVRNILRQIGFTNVVEADDGTTAWEVLNREKIEFIVSDWNMPQMTGIDLLRKVRASEQFADIPFLMVTAEAQQENIIEAVQAKVSNYIVKPFTADTMKQKIDKIFP, from the coding sequence ATGCCTTATAATCCTAATATGCGCGTTCTCATTGTGGATGATTTTTCCACCATGCGCCGCATTGTGCGTAACATTCTGCGCCAGATCGGCTTCACCAACGTGGTTGAAGCCGATGACGGCACCACGGCCTGGGAAGTGCTCAACCGTGAAAAAATCGAATTCATCGTTTCCGACTGGAACATGCCCCAGATGACCGGCATTGACCTGCTGCGCAAGGTGCGCGCCAGCGAACAGTTCGCTGATATTCCATTCCTGATGGTCACGGCCGAGGCCCAGCAGGAAAACATCATCGAAGCGGTGCAGGCCAAGGTGTCCAATTACATCGTCAAGCCGTTCACCGCCGACACCATGAAACAGAAGATCGACAAAATTTTTCCGTAG
- a CDS encoding TIGR04326 family surface carbohydrate biosynthesis protein: MKELVLLVEPFREPCAPSPDQVIAHWNAWEVPEGRISLPERLYADLVAIRAEHMAWAYDLGRLPVGRKEMQARLKAGASLSMWWCSLLYERHPKMTPNLYTIYKLRALERLMDEQGFTALRLCGGDGALRHTLADFCAVSGRLFVEFHEPGLRLRRAQSPLRRLYDACPAPLRAAARYAHWWWTVRRKLPRARKGADSLPAPATGRQAATIATYFPNVDMHAAGEGRFRSRYWEKLHDALDGQAQREGGQFVRWLFIRFPAPQLSFAQCRKLRDRFREDGRDGLSFHYLEEFLRHSDLWAALWRHLRLCWSSQRLEKHVRPAFHFAGSRLNFWDYAKADWAESFRGWRGLERCLQDRAFRRYARCAGPQRWTLFPLENCPWERMLTQAAHEAHGPEGGPVFGAQHSTIRPTDFRYFDDPRTFSAPDCALFQPDAVRGNGRSACRQWLEAGMPPERLGEVEALRYLYLAADPARTESPATTAAKRLLVLTSFFSDETEAHLALLARAVHAGLLEGWELTVKPHPYLPVADRLRALLGRRMTGVRLADGPIAGELRPGVLVWASNSTTAALEAALKGLPVMVMLPSDDFDLCPLQDVPELPRTGNLEDVRLALATAAPLNLPPDYLDLDPALPRWRRLLGL; this comes from the coding sequence ATGAAGGAGCTTGTCCTGCTGGTGGAGCCGTTCCGGGAGCCGTGCGCTCCTTCACCGGATCAGGTCATCGCCCACTGGAACGCCTGGGAGGTGCCGGAAGGCCGGATTTCCCTGCCCGAGCGCCTGTATGCCGATCTCGTCGCCATCCGCGCCGAGCACATGGCCTGGGCCTATGATCTGGGCCGCCTGCCCGTGGGCCGCAAGGAAATGCAGGCCAGACTCAAGGCCGGAGCAAGTCTGTCTATGTGGTGGTGCTCCCTGCTCTACGAGCGCCACCCCAAGATGACGCCCAACCTCTACACCATCTACAAATTGCGCGCCCTGGAACGCCTCATGGACGAGCAGGGCTTCACGGCCCTGCGTCTCTGCGGCGGCGACGGCGCCCTGCGTCACACCCTGGCGGATTTTTGCGCCGTTTCGGGCCGTCTGTTTGTGGAATTCCACGAGCCGGGGCTGCGCCTCAGGCGCGCGCAAAGCCCGTTGCGGCGGCTGTATGACGCCTGCCCCGCGCCCCTGCGCGCCGCCGCCCGCTATGCGCACTGGTGGTGGACCGTCCGACGCAAGCTGCCCCGCGCCCGCAAGGGGGCGGACAGCCTGCCCGCGCCCGCCACAGGGCGGCAGGCCGCCACCATTGCCACCTATTTTCCCAACGTGGACATGCACGCCGCCGGTGAGGGCCGTTTCCGCTCCCGCTACTGGGAGAAACTGCACGATGCCTTGGACGGGCAGGCGCAACGCGAGGGCGGGCAGTTTGTGCGTTGGCTGTTCATCCGTTTTCCCGCTCCTCAGCTCAGTTTCGCCCAGTGCCGCAAGTTGCGCGACCGCTTCCGCGAGGACGGCCGGGACGGCCTTTCTTTCCACTATCTGGAAGAATTCCTGCGCCATAGCGATCTCTGGGCGGCCCTTTGGCGGCATCTGCGTCTCTGTTGGAGCAGCCAGCGCCTGGAGAAACACGTGCGCCCGGCCTTTCATTTTGCCGGTTCCCGGCTCAATTTCTGGGACTACGCCAAAGCCGACTGGGCCGAATCCTTCCGGGGCTGGCGCGGCCTGGAGCGTTGCCTGCAGGACCGGGCTTTCCGGCGGTACGCGCGTTGCGCCGGGCCGCAGCGCTGGACGCTTTTCCCGCTGGAAAACTGCCCCTGGGAGCGCATGCTGACCCAGGCCGCGCACGAGGCCCACGGCCCGGAAGGCGGACCGGTGTTCGGCGCGCAGCATTCCACCATCCGCCCCACGGATTTTCGCTATTTTGACGACCCGCGCACCTTCAGCGCGCCGGATTGCGCGCTCTTCCAGCCTGACGCCGTGCGGGGCAACGGTCGCTCCGCCTGCCGCCAGTGGCTGGAGGCGGGCATGCCGCCCGAACGCTTGGGCGAAGTGGAAGCCTTGCGTTACCTTTATCTGGCCGCCGACCCGGCGCGGACTGAAAGTCCGGCCACCACGGCCGCCAAACGCCTGCTGGTCCTGACCAGCTTTTTCAGTGACGAAACCGAGGCCCATCTGGCCCTGCTGGCGCGCGCCGTGCATGCCGGGCTGCTGGAGGGCTGGGAACTGACGGTCAAACCCCACCCCTATCTGCCGGTGGCCGACCGCCTGCGCGCTCTTCTGGGCCGCCGCATGACCGGCGTCCGCTTGGCGGACGGGCCCATTGCCGGGGAACTGCGGCCCGGCGTGCTGGTCTGGGCCTCCAATTCCACCACAGCGGCCCTGGAGGCGGCGCTCAAAGGCCTGCCGGTCATGGTCATGCTGCCCAGCGACGATTTTGACCTCTGTCCCTTGCAGGACGTGCCGGAACTGCCGCGCACCGGCAACCTGGAAGACGTGCGTCTGGCTCTGGCCACGGCCGCCCCGCTCAATCTGCCGCCCGACTATCTGGATCTGGACCCGGCCCTGCCGCGCTGGCGGCGTTTGCTGGGATTGTGA
- a CDS encoding tellurite resistance TerB family protein, with amino-acid sequence MKNILDALNGSGGLKAGLGSVGDTLKNTLQNAGAASPGGIGGLLGSAALGGLLGALFTGKSAKKIAKGALMAGGTAAAGALAWSFYKKWAQVRQDGMAASPSTAPAAESAPQAQAALPPAEETALLLLEAMVFAARADGHIDEEEKARIQDTAASLFPGQSLSRLLDGLMDSPIDPAALAARVRDPEEGRDLYRLSCAVVNVDNFMERSYLDGLGQALGIDAQERAQLEKETEAAVRNAG; translated from the coding sequence ATGAAGAATATTCTCGACGCATTGAACGGTAGCGGCGGCCTTAAAGCCGGACTCGGCAGCGTGGGCGACACGCTCAAAAATACCCTGCAAAATGCCGGAGCGGCCAGCCCGGGCGGCATCGGCGGCCTGCTGGGCTCGGCGGCCCTGGGCGGCCTGCTGGGCGCGCTGTTCACGGGCAAAAGCGCAAAAAAAATCGCCAAGGGCGCTCTCATGGCCGGCGGCACGGCGGCTGCCGGCGCTCTGGCCTGGAGCTTCTACAAAAAATGGGCTCAGGTCAGGCAGGACGGTATGGCGGCGTCTCCGTCAACCGCCCCGGCGGCGGAGTCCGCTCCGCAAGCGCAGGCCGCCCTGCCCCCGGCCGAGGAAACGGCGCTGCTTCTTCTGGAAGCCATGGTCTTTGCGGCTCGAGCCGACGGGCACATTGACGAGGAAGAAAAAGCCCGCATCCAGGACACGGCGGCCTCGCTTTTTCCCGGCCAGAGCCTGTCCCGGTTGCTGGACGGACTCATGGACAGCCCCATTGATCCGGCGGCTCTGGCGGCCCGCGTGCGCGATCCCGAAGAGGGGCGCGATCTCTACCGCCTTTCCTGCGCGGTGGTCAATGTGGACAACTTCATGGAGCGCAGCTACTTGGACGGCCTGGGCCAGGCGCTGGGCATCGACGCGCAGGAACGGGCTCAACTGGAAAAGGAAACGGAAGCCGCCGTGCGCAACGCCGGTTGA